Proteins encoded together in one Impatiens glandulifera chromosome 1, dImpGla2.1, whole genome shotgun sequence window:
- the LOC124919828 gene encoding methyl-CpG-binding domain-containing protein 13-like, whose product MADLDFLPEGWTVEVKVRKNGKKDKYYIDPLKGYIFQSRKDVLRYCENGELGKYVKSKDKDIADGEMEDDKVLIPVAKEQSLSDSSPKTEVSLNRDSILNEAVENKKTCESTNPKKSSPDAELIENQCKQSSVTSCPISSESGQKGESSMHNSITDLLGEEIPTDDKRGKNVNGDSKPRLVGKLKCRKPTEFPRRSSKRLAGLQIDQPLEIKTKTRAGGNLETENTTKKLEPNCENQTDLPRRASKRLAGIDIGPQLEQKPTTRARQVSSKSLIDEKVQESSKVMPAPAILSIPGNDKTVEESGLPSEPVLSDIWMDPCFEFAVKTLTDVIPVEDHLKTLQPSEHLWEEDPCIQFAVKTLTGDIPLVDDFGVEEFLRKHMTKNQTGGIQNTLFPAFHSDSSSYLDSMEKNASKQPIMNHSRNSSTKTPVENKIN is encoded by the exons ATGGCGGATTTAGATTTTCTGCCGGAAGGTTGGACTGTAGAAGTGAAAGTACGGAAAAACGGGAAGAAGGACAAG TACTACATTGATCCTCTAAAGGGATACATATTCCAGTCTAGAAAGGATGTATTGCGATATTGTGAAAATGGAGAACTGGGAAAGTATGTAAAATCCAAAGACAAAGACATTGCTGATGGGGAAATGGAGGATGATAAG GTATTAATACCAGTTGCCAAGGAACAAAGTTTATCAGATAGCTCACCAAAAACAGAGGTATCCCTGAACCGGGATTCAATTCTGAACGAAGCTGTAGAGAACAAAAAGACTTGTGAATCCACCAACCCTAAAAAGAGTTCCCCAGATGCAGAGCTCATAGAAAATCAAT GTAAACAAAGCTCTGTAACGTCATGCCCTATCTCATCAGAAAGTGGGCAGAAGGGTGAGTCTTCCATGCACAATTCAATCACAGATCTTTTAGGCGAAGAAATTCCAACCGACGACAAGCGAGGAAAAAATGTAAATGGAGATAGCAAGCCCAGACTTGTTGGTAAGTTGAAATGCAGAAAACCAACTGAATTTCCTCGCCGTTCTTCAAAGCGACTTGCAGGCCTTCAAATTGACCAACCACTGGAGATTAAAACCAAGACTCGAGCTGGTGGCAATTTAGAAACCGAGAATACAACTAAGAAGTTAGAGCCAAATTGCGAAAACCAGACTGATTTGCCTCGACGGGCTTCAAAGAGACTTGCTGGCATCGATATCGGTCCACAACTGGAACAGAAACCGACCACTCGTGCTCGTCAGGTTTCATCTAAATCGTTAATCGACGAAAAAGTGCAAGAATCATCTAAGGTCATGCCAGCACCAGCAATCTTATCTATTCCTGGAAACGATAAAACAGTTGAAGAATCCGGATTACCATCCGAACCGGTGTTGAGCGATATCTGGATGGATCCGTGTTTTGAGTTTGCGGTAAAAACTCTTACAGATGTGATTCCAGTTGAAGATCATCTAAAAACTCTACAACCATCCGAACACTTGTGGGAAGAAGACCCGTGTATTCAATTTGCTGTCAAAACACTGACTGGCGATATCCCATTAGTAGATGATTTTGGTGTTGAAGAATTCCTCAGAAAACATATGACCAAGAATCAGACTGGTGGTATTCAAAACACACTCTTTCCAGCTTTTCATTCAGATTCTAGCTCATATCTTGATTCTATGGAGAAAAATGCATCGAAGCAACCAATTATGAATCATTCCCGAAACAGTTCGACGAAAACTCCAGTTgagaacaaaataaattga